In a single window of the Rhizobium tropici CIAT 899 genome:
- a CDS encoding FdhF/YdeP family oxidoreductase, whose translation MTQKREVPGIRPYNSPAGGWGALKATAKAVRDQMDVTEAPGLLLRTNKPTGFDCPGCAWPDKEHTSTFQFCENGAKAVTWEATNKRVTPEFFAEHTVSELLTWSDYELENSGRLTHPMVYDHASDTYRPIAWEDAFARIGEVMRSQPDPDMVEFYTSGRASNEAAFLFQIFAREYGTNNFPDCSNMCHEATSVGLPQSIGIGKGTVSLDDFDECDLIISMGHNPGTNHPRMMGTLHECSRRGVPIIVFNPLKERALERFADPQDPIEMGTFGSTRIASSYYQVKIGGDAAALKGIMKAVLALAETSEDVLDHAFIAEHTNGFDALVADINQTEWTDIERVSGLARADLERVADAYVKSKATIVAYGMGITQHAKGTANVQQIANLLLLRGNFGKPGAGICPLRGHSNVQGNRTVGITEKPTPALIEGIERAFGFTSPAHHGHDAVAAMQAMAEGRSKVLLCLGGNFSIALPDPELCAQAMRKLDLAVHMNTKLNRSNLLIGKESFLFPVLGRTEQDVQATGAQSVTIEDSMSMVHASRGRLKPASDQLRSEPAIVAAMAQATLPNSKVAWMELITDYDLIRDKIEIVYPDFADYNERIRVPGGFRLPLGPTERIWKTPSGKAEFKLFDGLNEDISLLDGTILKLATIRSHDQYNTTIYGLDDRYRGVFGRRDVLFMNDRDLKAKGLEHGDLVEIETALPSGGKRLLKLTAISYDISEGSVAAYYPEANCLIPIDYQDKESGTPSYKSVPVRVSKAA comes from the coding sequence ATGACGCAGAAGCGTGAAGTCCCCGGTATTCGTCCCTACAACAGCCCCGCCGGCGGTTGGGGCGCGCTAAAAGCCACGGCAAAGGCTGTCCGCGACCAGATGGATGTCACTGAGGCGCCTGGTCTTCTCCTGCGCACCAATAAACCCACGGGTTTCGATTGTCCCGGCTGCGCATGGCCAGACAAGGAGCATACCTCCACTTTCCAATTCTGCGAAAACGGCGCCAAGGCCGTCACCTGGGAGGCGACGAACAAGCGCGTAACGCCGGAATTCTTTGCCGAGCACACGGTCAGCGAACTTCTGACCTGGAGCGATTACGAGCTGGAAAACTCCGGCCGGTTGACCCATCCGATGGTTTATGACCACGCATCCGATACCTACCGGCCGATTGCCTGGGAGGACGCCTTTGCCCGCATCGGCGAGGTCATGCGCAGCCAGCCCGATCCGGATATGGTCGAGTTCTACACCTCTGGCCGTGCTTCCAACGAAGCTGCCTTCCTGTTTCAGATATTTGCCCGCGAATACGGCACCAACAATTTCCCCGATTGCTCGAATATGTGCCACGAGGCGACCAGCGTCGGCCTGCCGCAATCGATCGGCATCGGCAAGGGTACCGTCTCTCTCGACGACTTCGACGAATGCGATCTGATCATCTCAATGGGGCACAATCCCGGCACCAATCATCCGCGCATGATGGGTACGCTGCATGAATGCTCGCGTCGCGGCGTGCCCATCATCGTCTTCAACCCGCTGAAGGAGCGGGCACTGGAGCGCTTTGCCGATCCGCAGGATCCGATCGAGATGGGAACCTTCGGCTCGACGCGGATCGCGTCGTCCTATTATCAGGTCAAGATCGGCGGCGATGCCGCAGCACTCAAGGGCATCATGAAGGCGGTTCTGGCGCTGGCCGAAACCTCGGAAGATGTTCTCGATCATGCTTTTATCGCGGAGCATACCAACGGCTTCGATGCGCTCGTTGCCGACATCAACCAGACGGAATGGACTGACATCGAGCGTGTCTCTGGTCTTGCCCGCGCTGATCTGGAGCGGGTCGCCGACGCCTACGTCAAGTCAAAGGCGACGATCGTCGCCTATGGCATGGGCATCACCCAGCATGCCAAGGGGACGGCGAATGTCCAGCAGATCGCCAACCTCTTGTTGCTGCGCGGCAATTTCGGCAAGCCGGGTGCCGGCATCTGCCCGCTGCGCGGCCATTCCAATGTGCAAGGCAATCGTACCGTCGGGATTACGGAGAAGCCCACTCCTGCGCTGATCGAAGGCATCGAACGCGCCTTCGGTTTCACCTCGCCGGCTCATCATGGTCACGATGCCGTTGCCGCCATGCAGGCGATGGCGGAGGGCCGCTCCAAGGTGCTGCTTTGCCTCGGCGGCAACTTCTCGATCGCGCTTCCCGATCCGGAACTTTGTGCGCAAGCGATGCGCAAGCTCGATCTCGCCGTTCACATGAACACCAAGCTCAATCGCTCCAATCTGCTTATTGGCAAAGAATCCTTCCTGTTTCCTGTGCTCGGCCGCACCGAGCAGGACGTTCAGGCAACCGGCGCGCAGTCGGTTACGATCGAGGATTCGATGTCGATGGTGCATGCGTCGCGCGGCAGGCTGAAACCGGCCTCCGACCAGCTGCGTTCGGAGCCGGCCATCGTTGCCGCTATGGCGCAGGCGACCCTGCCGAACAGCAAGGTCGCCTGGATGGAACTCATCACCGACTACGATCTGATCCGCGACAAGATCGAGATCGTCTATCCGGATTTTGCCGATTACAATGAGCGCATCCGCGTGCCGGGCGGCTTTCGCCTGCCGCTTGGGCCGACGGAACGCATCTGGAAGACACCTTCCGGCAAGGCAGAATTCAAGCTCTTTGATGGTCTGAACGAAGACATTTCGCTTTTGGATGGTACCATCCTCAAGCTCGCCACCATCCGCAGCCATGATCAGTACAATACGACCATCTATGGTCTGGACGACCGCTATCGCGGCGTCTTTGGTCGCCGCGACGTGCTGTTCATGAACGATAGGGATTTGAAGGCAAAGGGGCTGGAGCATGGCGATCTCGTCGAGATCGAGACCGCGTTGCCCTCAGGCGGCAAGCGGCTCTTGAAGCTGACGGCGATTTCCTACGATATTTCCGAAGGCTCTGTCGCTGCCTATTACCCGGAGGCAAATTGCCTGATCCCGATCGACTACCAGGATAAGGAAAGCGGCACTCCTTCGTATAAGTCCGTTCCGGTGCGGGTCAGCAAGGCGGCTTGA
- a CDS encoding ABC transporter ATP-binding protein translates to MTKNGMRLTGVRKSFGGLAVIHGIDLDIPEGAFVVFVGPSGCGKSTLLRMIAGLEEVTDGEIAIKGRDVTDLDPSERGIAMVFQSYALYPHMSVRDNLGFGLKMARTDASEIERRVRSAAAILKIDHLLERRPGQLSGGQRQRVAIGRAIVREPDVFLFDEPLSNLDAELRVSMRIEIARLHRELGNTMIYVTHDQTEAMTLADRIVVLRDGRIEQVGSPREVYEDPANSFVAGFIGSPRMNMIEAAWSGDGTAKVGNGSIKVDLSQTKPSSGEKILLGMRPEHFVVASNAADAVRVTVDVTEYLGGTRYLYCQTEDGQAIIAEYRDGPEIERGDTLHLYCPSERRRYFDKQGDRLR, encoded by the coding sequence ATGACGAAGAACGGCATGCGCCTGACCGGCGTCCGCAAAAGCTTCGGCGGGCTCGCGGTCATCCACGGCATCGACCTCGACATACCGGAAGGGGCTTTCGTCGTCTTCGTCGGCCCGTCCGGCTGCGGCAAGTCCACGCTGCTGCGCATGATTGCCGGGCTGGAGGAAGTCACCGACGGCGAGATCGCCATCAAGGGCAGAGATGTCACCGATCTCGATCCGTCCGAGCGCGGCATCGCCATGGTCTTCCAGTCCTATGCGCTCTATCCTCACATGAGCGTTCGCGACAATCTCGGTTTCGGGCTGAAAATGGCCCGGACCGACGCATCCGAAATCGAAAGGCGCGTGCGCTCCGCCGCCGCGATCCTCAAGATCGACCATCTACTCGAACGCCGGCCGGGGCAGCTTTCCGGCGGCCAGCGCCAGCGTGTCGCCATCGGACGCGCCATCGTTCGCGAGCCGGATGTCTTTCTCTTCGACGAACCACTCTCCAACCTGGATGCGGAGCTGCGCGTCTCCATGCGCATCGAAATTGCCCGCTTGCATCGCGAGCTCGGCAATACGATGATCTATGTCACCCATGATCAGACCGAGGCCATGACGCTTGCCGACAGGATCGTCGTGCTCAGGGACGGCCGGATCGAGCAGGTGGGCAGCCCCCGCGAGGTCTATGAAGACCCAGCCAACAGTTTCGTCGCCGGCTTTATCGGCTCGCCGAGGATGAACATGATCGAAGCCGCGTGGTCTGGCGACGGGACGGCGAAGGTCGGAAACGGCAGTATCAAGGTCGACCTTTCACAGACCAAGCCATCATCCGGAGAAAAGATCCTGCTCGGCATGCGCCCCGAACATTTCGTCGTCGCGTCCAATGCGGCCGATGCCGTGCGGGTCACGGTCGACGTCACCGAATATCTGGGCGGCACCCGCTATCTCTACTGCCAGACAGAGGACGGCCAGGCGATCATCGCCGAATATCGCGACGGGCCGGAGATCGAGCGCGGCGACACGCTGCATCTTTACTGCCCGTCTGAGCGCCGCCGCTATTTCGACAAACAAGGAGATCGGCTGCGGTAG
- a CDS encoding serine hydrolase domain-containing protein, producing the protein MASRGSMQFQERFDRAFAPIEQSVSAARIPGGVLGMVDLDGIRQVRAVGSAQKVPDIRPMLVNTWFDLASLTKVIFTTPRILALAEAGTIDLDSPLIELLPDLRQYSAEAWERKVTFRQCLGHQTPFPAVEPIYTYGRDPDLLRTFILQREWRAGPPVYSDINFILLGFVLERLNRKTIRAMDPGPGFAFSAPPELAAATEDCTWRHRVLSGEVHDDNCSALQGAGHAGLFGTVDSILDFAKGLLDGSGASAQSIALMRTPLSATRTHGWERPHDGWHGGTLCSPGTIGHTGFTGVALWVDFDQGRAWTLLTNRIHPTRHFDSGILALRQSVSDLVNAA; encoded by the coding sequence ATGGCAAGCAGGGGGAGCATGCAGTTTCAAGAGCGTTTTGATCGAGCCTTTGCACCGATCGAGCAATCGGTTTCGGCGGCGCGCATCCCAGGCGGCGTGCTTGGTATGGTCGACCTCGACGGTATCAGGCAGGTCCGTGCCGTCGGTTCGGCACAGAAGGTGCCTGATATCAGGCCGATGCTGGTCAATACCTGGTTCGATCTTGCCTCGCTCACCAAGGTTATTTTCACCACGCCGCGCATCCTGGCCCTGGCCGAGGCGGGCACGATAGACCTCGATTCTCCCTTGATCGAACTCCTGCCTGATCTTCGCCAATACAGTGCCGAGGCCTGGGAACGGAAGGTGACGTTCCGCCAATGTCTCGGTCATCAGACACCATTTCCGGCGGTCGAGCCGATCTACACCTATGGCCGTGACCCCGACCTCCTGCGCACCTTCATCCTGCAGCGCGAATGGCGCGCCGGCCCGCCCGTCTATTCCGATATCAATTTCATACTGCTCGGCTTCGTGCTGGAGCGGCTGAACAGAAAGACAATTCGCGCCATGGATCCGGGGCCGGGATTTGCCTTTTCCGCGCCGCCGGAATTGGCCGCCGCAACGGAAGACTGCACCTGGCGTCACCGCGTTCTATCGGGCGAGGTTCATGACGACAATTGTTCGGCATTGCAGGGTGCCGGCCATGCCGGCCTGTTCGGCACGGTGGATTCGATCCTCGATTTCGCCAAGGGATTGCTTGACGGTAGCGGCGCGTCGGCGCAGTCAATCGCGCTGATGCGGACACCGCTTTCCGCCACTCGCACCCATGGCTGGGAACGGCCCCATGACGGTTGGCATGGCGGCACTCTCTGCTCGCCCGGCACGATCGGCCATACGGGGTTTACAGGCGTGGCCCTCTGGGTCGATTTCGACCAAGGCCGAGCCTGGACCCTCCTTACCAACCGCATCCATCCGACGCGCCACTTCGACAGCGGCATACTGGCGCTTCGTCAGTCCGTCAGCGATCTCGTCAACGCAGCATAG
- a CDS encoding carbohydrate ABC transporter permease, with translation MTTAKERRARRKLLDGIGYHGIGVVIVIFFFAPFAIALLSSFRHGTEASLPPLPPWPTTGFSFDAYRSLDGFGAGVIQHTLNSLFVSVATVLLTVIVSLLAGYGFSRYHFPFKGALFILIIATLMIPFQSILTPLFIILARLGLNNSLIGLTLVYVTLQLPFSVFMMRNAFDAVPKEIEEAARIDGARHLKLLFRVLFPLVLPGVATVAIFAFLNAWNEFLAALVLLSSNEKFTLPVLMIAVRTGRLGAVNWGAVQAGIAVMTIPCVIVFLLLQRYYMRGLMAGAVK, from the coding sequence ATGACTACGGCAAAGGAACGCCGCGCGCGGCGCAAGCTCTTAGATGGCATCGGCTATCACGGCATCGGCGTCGTCATCGTCATCTTCTTCTTCGCGCCGTTCGCCATCGCGCTGCTATCGTCGTTCCGGCATGGAACCGAGGCGAGCCTGCCGCCGCTACCGCCATGGCCGACGACGGGCTTCAGCTTCGACGCCTATCGCTCGCTCGATGGCTTCGGCGCCGGGGTCATCCAGCATACGCTGAACTCGCTCTTCGTCTCGGTCGCAACGGTGCTTCTGACCGTCATCGTCAGCCTGCTCGCCGGCTACGGCTTCTCGCGTTATCATTTTCCCTTCAAGGGCGCGCTCTTCATCCTGATCATCGCGACGCTGATGATCCCCTTCCAGTCGATCCTGACACCGCTCTTCATCATCCTGGCAAGGCTCGGCCTCAACAATTCGCTGATCGGGCTGACGCTCGTCTACGTGACGCTACAGCTTCCCTTCTCGGTCTTCATGATGCGCAACGCCTTCGACGCGGTGCCGAAGGAAATCGAGGAAGCGGCACGCATCGACGGCGCACGCCATTTGAAACTTCTCTTTCGCGTCCTCTTCCCATTGGTGCTGCCGGGTGTCGCGACCGTCGCGATCTTCGCCTTCCTCAACGCCTGGAACGAATTCCTGGCAGCATTGGTGCTCCTGTCGAGCAACGAGAAATTCACCCTGCCGGTGCTGATGATCGCCGTCAGGACCGGCCGCCTCGGCGCCGTCAACTGGGGCGCGGTCCAGGCGGGCATCGCCGTCATGACCATCCCCTGCGTCATCGTCTTTTTGCTTCTGCAACGCTACTACATGCGCGGGCTGATGGCCGGCGCGGTGAAATAA
- a CDS encoding anhydro-N-acetylmuramic acid kinase: MEPIWAVGLMTGTVLDGNIDVAMLKTDGERIEEFGPYVLAPYPSWIRELLEETLRQARPWNFEGPEPAIFKAAEEALTRAQSEAVRELVEGNGMTMADIGVVGFHGQTVLHRAPQKDRLGQTRQLGDGELMRSILGTKVAYDFRSADMRAGGQGAPLAAAYHTALLRGAGAAGEAAILNLGGVANVTWWDGEGNFVAFDTGPANAPLNDFIKSHGLGEMDRDGALGRAGKVDEARLERLLQHPYLTAPYPKSLDRFDFGASMADGLSPEDGAATLSAFTASAVGKALDLLPRRPTKVVVSGGGRHNPTIMSMLRSRAGVEPIFAEDLGWRGDAVEAECFAFLAVRVLRGLPISFPGTTGVPAPMRGGRLAQ; this comes from the coding sequence ATGGAACCAATCTGGGCAGTCGGTCTGATGACCGGGACCGTCCTCGACGGCAATATCGATGTCGCCATGCTGAAGACGGACGGCGAGCGGATCGAGGAGTTCGGCCCCTATGTTCTGGCTCCCTATCCCAGCTGGATTCGGGAGCTGCTGGAAGAGACGCTGCGGCAGGCACGCCCATGGAATTTCGAGGGACCCGAACCGGCGATCTTCAAGGCGGCCGAGGAGGCTTTGACGCGGGCGCAATCGGAGGCGGTGAGAGAACTGGTTGAAGGAAACGGCATGACGATGGCCGATATCGGTGTCGTCGGTTTCCATGGCCAGACTGTCCTGCATCGCGCGCCACAGAAGGATCGGTTGGGGCAGACGCGCCAGCTTGGCGATGGCGAGCTGATGCGGTCCATTCTCGGCACCAAGGTCGCCTATGATTTCCGCTCGGCCGACATGCGCGCCGGCGGGCAGGGCGCACCGCTTGCTGCCGCCTACCATACCGCGCTGTTGCGCGGTGCAGGTGCTGCGGGCGAGGCGGCTATTCTCAATCTCGGCGGCGTTGCCAATGTCACCTGGTGGGATGGAGAAGGCAATTTCGTTGCTTTCGATACCGGCCCGGCCAATGCGCCGCTCAACGACTTCATCAAGTCGCACGGGCTTGGCGAGATGGACCGCGACGGTGCGCTTGGACGTGCCGGCAAGGTCGATGAAGCGCGGCTCGAGCGGCTGCTGCAGCATCCTTATCTGACCGCACCCTATCCGAAATCGCTGGATCGTTTCGATTTCGGCGCCTCGATGGCGGATGGCCTTAGCCCGGAGGATGGCGCCGCCACGCTTTCGGCCTTCACGGCAAGCGCAGTCGGCAAGGCGCTGGATCTCCTTCCTCGCAGGCCCACCAAGGTCGTCGTCAGCGGCGGCGGCCGGCACAATCCGACGATCATGTCGATGCTCAGGAGCCGGGCTGGCGTCGAGCCGATCTTTGCCGAAGATCTCGGTTGGCGCGGCGATGCGGTGGAGGCGGAGTGCTTTGCGTTTCTCGCGGTGCGCGTGCTGCGGGGCCTGCCGATCAGCTTTCCCGGCACGACGGGCGTGCCGGCGCCGATGCGCGGTGGTCGCCTCGCGCAATAG
- a CDS encoding glycoside hydrolase family 127 protein yields MSDRENRQFRPLPVPNVELAGLFGSRQDAICNSTAATLLDRCVEAGMIQAIDVSQPSPGIVIPLQTWSGSTQMFWDSDLGKSIETIAYSLYRRPNAELEARADAIIDMYEKLQQEDGYLNAWFQRVQPGRRWTNLRDHHELYCAGHLIEAAVAYYQATGKRKLLDIMSRFADYMITVFGHGEGQLRGYCGHEEVELALVKLGRVTGEKKYLDLAKYFIDERGQEPHFFTEEALRDGRDPKNFVQKTYEYSQSHLPVREQTKVVGHAVRAMYLYSGMADIATEYNDDTLTSTLETLWDDLTTKQMYVTGGIGPAASNEGFTDYYDLPNESAYAETCASVGLVFWANRMLGRGPNRRYADIMEVALYNGAMAGLSQDGKTFFYENPLESAGKHHRWTWHHCPCCPPNIARLLASVGSYMYAAADNEIAVHLYGESKARVPLAGGVTVQLSQETRYPWDGAIRFEVNPDRAAKFALSLRIPEWAEGATLAINGASVDLATVTVDGYARIEREWQAGDSVDLTLPLIPRTLFANPKVRQDAGRATLMRGPLVYCVETTDNGHDLNGISLSSDPASAKTAEIAALDGAVALDVSVTRETADWGSDLYRTAPPKSTASTARFIPYHLWDNREPGEMLVWIRADQMQHGA; encoded by the coding sequence ATGTCTGACAGAGAAAACCGCCAGTTTCGCCCCCTGCCCGTCCCGAATGTCGAGCTAGCCGGCCTGTTTGGCTCTCGCCAGGATGCAATCTGCAATTCGACCGCCGCAACCTTGCTCGACCGTTGCGTCGAAGCCGGCATGATCCAGGCGATTGACGTCAGCCAGCCAAGTCCTGGCATCGTCATTCCGTTGCAGACATGGTCGGGCTCCACACAGATGTTCTGGGACAGCGACCTCGGCAAATCGATCGAGACCATCGCCTATTCGCTCTATCGCCGTCCCAATGCGGAACTGGAGGCGCGCGCGGACGCCATCATCGACATGTATGAAAAGCTGCAGCAGGAAGACGGCTATCTGAACGCCTGGTTCCAGCGCGTTCAGCCCGGCCGTCGCTGGACTAATCTGCGAGACCACCATGAGCTTTATTGCGCCGGCCATCTGATCGAGGCGGCTGTCGCCTATTACCAGGCAACGGGCAAGCGCAAGCTGCTCGACATCATGAGCCGTTTTGCCGATTACATGATCACCGTCTTCGGGCACGGCGAAGGCCAGCTTCGCGGCTATTGCGGCCACGAAGAGGTGGAGCTGGCGCTCGTCAAGCTCGGCCGCGTCACCGGCGAGAAGAAATATCTCGATCTCGCGAAATACTTCATCGACGAGCGCGGCCAGGAACCGCATTTCTTCACTGAGGAAGCGCTTCGCGACGGCCGCGACCCGAAGAATTTCGTACAGAAGACTTATGAGTACAGCCAGTCGCATCTGCCGGTGCGCGAACAGACCAAGGTCGTGGGCCATGCCGTGCGTGCAATGTATCTCTATTCTGGCATGGCCGATATCGCCACGGAATATAATGACGATACGCTGACCTCGACCCTCGAAACGCTCTGGGACGACCTGACCACCAAGCAGATGTATGTGACCGGCGGCATCGGACCGGCTGCCTCCAACGAGGGCTTTACGGACTATTACGACCTGCCGAACGAAAGCGCCTATGCGGAGACCTGCGCCTCCGTCGGCCTGGTCTTCTGGGCCAACCGCATGCTCGGCCGCGGTCCGAACCGCCGCTACGCCGACATCATGGAAGTGGCGCTCTATAACGGCGCGATGGCGGGCCTGTCGCAGGACGGCAAGACCTTCTTCTATGAAAACCCCCTGGAAAGCGCCGGCAAGCATCACCGCTGGACCTGGCATCATTGCCCCTGCTGCCCGCCGAACATCGCGCGCCTGCTCGCCTCGGTCGGCTCCTATATGTATGCGGCTGCCGACAACGAGATTGCCGTTCATCTCTACGGCGAGAGCAAAGCCCGCGTGCCACTCGCCGGTGGCGTGACCGTGCAACTCTCTCAGGAGACACGCTACCCCTGGGACGGCGCCATTCGCTTCGAGGTCAATCCAGATCGCGCAGCTAAATTTGCACTATCGCTGCGCATTCCCGAATGGGCCGAGGGCGCGACGCTCGCAATCAACGGTGCATCGGTCGATCTCGCAACGGTTACCGTCGACGGCTATGCCCGCATCGAGCGGGAATGGCAGGCGGGCGATAGCGTCGACCTTACCCTTCCGCTCATCCCGCGCACGCTGTTTGCCAATCCGAAAGTCCGCCAGGACGCCGGACGCGCTACCCTGATGCGCGGCCCGCTCGTCTATTGCGTCGAGACGACGGACAATGGCCACGACCTCAACGGCATTTCGCTTTCGAGCGATCCGGCATCCGCCAAGACGGCTGAAATTGCCGCGCTGGATGGGGCTGTGGCGCTCGATGTTTCCGTGACGCGCGAGACGGCCGACTGGGGTTCCGATCTCTACCGGACGGCACCGCCGAAAAGCACCGCCTCCACCGCACGTTTCATCCCCTATCATCTTTGGGACAATCGCGAGCCCGGCGAGATGCTTGTCTGGATCCGCGCCGATCAGATGCAGCACGGAGCCTGA
- a CDS encoding carbohydrate ABC transporter permease has translation MAGPGAIATARPRKRRRRAGWHGFLYIAPAMALVIVFFVLPVVFTFWMSFHNWPLLGNPRWIGFGNYIRMVSDVRFMAALRFTAYYTVIVTIAIFAVAFPLAFFVEKHRPFVGFYRTIIFLPVVVGLATASLLWVWLANVDAGFFAPVALALGLVDKRPNLLADFDMAFATIIVMVVWKIAGFTMIILLTGLQAIPSELTEAARIDGAKRWQRFRHLTLPLMRRTIALALIISITGSVLAFDQFYIMTSGGPQNRMISVVYYIFNQSFVSFNLGYGAALSIALLVILVLISIVQLWLLRVGEDKP, from the coding sequence ATGGCTGGCCCTGGAGCTATCGCAACCGCACGTCCCCGAAAACGACGACGGCGTGCCGGCTGGCACGGGTTTCTCTATATCGCGCCGGCCATGGCGCTCGTGATCGTCTTCTTCGTGCTACCCGTGGTCTTTACCTTCTGGATGAGCTTCCACAACTGGCCATTGCTCGGCAATCCCCGCTGGATCGGCTTCGGTAATTATATCCGCATGGTCTCGGACGTGCGCTTTATGGCGGCGTTGCGCTTCACCGCCTATTACACCGTCATCGTCACCATCGCGATCTTCGCAGTCGCCTTCCCGCTCGCCTTCTTCGTCGAGAAGCATCGGCCGTTCGTCGGCTTCTACCGAACGATCATCTTCCTTCCCGTCGTCGTCGGACTTGCAACGGCGTCGCTGCTCTGGGTCTGGCTCGCCAATGTCGACGCCGGCTTCTTCGCGCCAGTCGCTCTGGCGCTCGGTCTCGTCGACAAGAGGCCGAACCTGCTTGCCGATTTCGACATGGCATTCGCAACGATCATCGTCATGGTGGTGTGGAAGATCGCCGGCTTCACCATGATCATCCTCCTGACCGGCCTGCAGGCAATTCCCTCCGAACTGACCGAGGCCGCCCGGATCGATGGTGCGAAGCGCTGGCAGCGCTTCCGGCACCTGACCTTGCCGCTGATGCGCCGCACGATCGCACTCGCGCTGATCATCTCCATCACCGGCTCGGTGCTTGCGTTCGACCAGTTCTACATCATGACATCAGGCGGCCCGCAGAACCGGATGATTTCGGTGGTCTATTACATCTTCAACCAGTCCTTCGTCTCCTTCAACCTCGGCTATGGCGCGGCGCTCTCGATCGCGCTCCTCGTCATCCTGGTGCTGATCAGCATCGTTCAGCTCTGGCTCTTGCGTGTCGGGGAGGACAAGCCATGA
- a CDS encoding lytic transglycosylase domain-containing protein, which yields MAGRQYKAGFVGIIVAFATALAIDAFVFSPAAAQPEWRVAPPVCVSGPMTTETGETLCLRKDSYNRDLCTAIEYFAHSNRLPPEYLARLVWRESLFRSDAVSPKGARGIAQFMPGTAKLRGVRDSYDTLEALGKAATYLDELRDRFGNLGLAAAAYNAGEGGLANFLNSGGLPYETRNYVSAITAHSVEEWRDDPPEIAAPVLDKSKPFVDSCVALAQSRRLKPIPLEQERPWAPWGAQLAEHFQVDAARRLFTASIRKLPSPLNTERPLIVRQRNADFGRRVRYAARIPRQTREEADAVCTEVRQQGGSCLVFKN from the coding sequence ATGGCAGGCAGGCAGTATAAGGCAGGCTTCGTCGGTATCATTGTCGCTTTCGCGACCGCACTTGCCATCGATGCTTTTGTTTTTAGCCCAGCAGCTGCGCAACCGGAATGGCGCGTTGCGCCTCCCGTCTGCGTTTCCGGCCCAATGACGACGGAGACGGGCGAGACGCTTTGCCTGCGCAAGGACAGCTACAATCGCGATCTCTGTACGGCCATCGAGTATTTCGCTCACAGCAATCGTCTGCCGCCGGAATATCTGGCGCGGCTGGTCTGGCGCGAAAGCCTGTTTCGCTCCGATGCCGTCAGCCCTAAGGGTGCGCGCGGCATCGCGCAGTTCATGCCGGGAACGGCGAAGCTGCGCGGCGTGCGCGACAGCTATGATACGCTCGAAGCGCTCGGCAAGGCGGCGACCTATCTCGATGAGTTGCGTGACCGTTTCGGCAATCTCGGTCTTGCTGCCGCTGCCTATAATGCCGGGGAAGGCGGTCTTGCCAATTTCCTCAATTCTGGCGGGCTTCCCTATGAGACGCGCAACTATGTGAGCGCGATCACCGCGCACAGCGTTGAGGAATGGCGCGACGATCCGCCCGAAATCGCAGCTCCCGTGCTGGATAAGAGCAAGCCGTTCGTCGATTCTTGCGTCGCGCTCGCGCAAAGCCGTCGCCTGAAGCCCATTCCCTTGGAGCAGGAGCGGCCTTGGGCGCCCTGGGGCGCACAATTGGCCGAGCATTTTCAGGTGGATGCCGCTCGCCGTCTGTTTACCGCAAGCATAAGAAAACTGCCGTCACCGCTGAATACGGAGAGGCCGTTGATCGTGCGGCAGCGCAATGCCGACTTCGGCCGCCGTGTCCGTTATGCGGCGCGCATTCCGCGGCAAACGCGGGAGGAAGCGGATGCCGTTTGCACGGAGGTCCGGCAGCAGGGCGGCTCCTGCCTGGTCTTCAAGAACTAA